In the genome of Streptomyces racemochromogenes, one region contains:
- a CDS encoding phosphocholine-specific phospholipase C, giving the protein MAELNRRRFLQIAGGTAAAAMLNESIARAAAIPAQGSTGTIQDIEHIVVLMQENRSFDQYFGTMKGVRGFGDPRPVLQDNGKSVFHQSNGTKDILPFHPQVNDLGMQFVEGLNHDWAGGHQAYNNGKYDKWVPAKTATTMSYMTRDDIPFHYALADAFTVCDAYHCSFIGATDPNRYYMWTGHTGNDGTGGGPVLGNQEAGYGWKTYPERLEAAGVSWKIYQDIGDGLNAAGSWGWIGDAFRGNYGDNSLLYFNTYRNAQPGSALYEKARTGTNAKAGDGYFDRLRADVLNGTLPQVSWIAAPEAFSEHPNWPVNFGAWYISQVLDALTANPAVWAKTAFFITYDENDGFFDHVVPPYPPASSAWGLSTADVTRDLYAGGGGYAAGPYGLGPRVPMIVVSPWSKGGYVCSETFDHTSVIRFMEKRFGVQEPNISPWRRAVCGDLTSAFDFTQADASPAALPSTAGYLPPDHNAHPSYHPVPPATGTLPRQEAGSKPARALGYSPYVDGSRTVSTGKFTLTFASGPKLGAHFHSTSGNRTDGPWPYTVEAGKTLSDTWSTSSSTGNKIDLTVWGPNGFLRTWKGPAKKAGPEVTARHVDATGNLALTLVNGGAAAVNLTVTNSYGGAAQTFKVNPGATVSHTVDLRASGRWYDVSVVSDADATFLRRFAGHVETGAPSVSDPALKTV; this is encoded by the coding sequence ATGGCTGAGCTCAACCGACGCAGGTTCCTCCAGATAGCCGGCGGCACGGCGGCCGCCGCGATGCTCAACGAGAGCATCGCCCGCGCCGCCGCCATCCCGGCGCAGGGCAGCACCGGAACCATCCAGGACATCGAGCACATCGTCGTCCTCATGCAGGAGAACCGGTCCTTCGACCAGTACTTCGGCACGATGAAGGGCGTCCGCGGCTTCGGAGACCCGCGGCCGGTGCTCCAGGACAACGGAAAGTCGGTCTTCCACCAGTCCAACGGGACGAAGGACATCCTCCCCTTCCACCCGCAGGTCAACGACCTGGGCATGCAGTTCGTCGAGGGCCTGAACCACGACTGGGCCGGCGGCCACCAGGCCTACAACAACGGCAAGTACGACAAGTGGGTCCCGGCGAAGACCGCCACCACCATGTCGTACATGACCCGGGACGACATCCCGTTCCACTACGCCCTCGCCGACGCCTTCACCGTCTGCGACGCCTACCACTGCTCGTTCATCGGGGCCACCGACCCCAACCGCTACTACATGTGGACGGGCCACACGGGCAACGACGGCACCGGTGGCGGCCCGGTCCTCGGCAACCAGGAGGCCGGCTACGGCTGGAAGACCTACCCGGAGCGGCTGGAAGCCGCCGGCGTCTCCTGGAAGATCTACCAGGACATAGGCGACGGCCTGAACGCGGCCGGCTCCTGGGGCTGGATCGGCGACGCCTTCCGCGGCAACTACGGCGACAACTCGCTGCTGTACTTCAACACCTACCGCAACGCCCAGCCGGGCAGCGCCCTCTACGAGAAGGCCCGTACGGGCACGAACGCGAAGGCCGGCGACGGCTACTTCGACCGGCTGCGCGCGGACGTGCTGAACGGCACCCTGCCCCAGGTCTCCTGGATCGCGGCGCCCGAGGCCTTCAGCGAGCACCCGAACTGGCCGGTGAACTTCGGCGCCTGGTACATCTCCCAGGTGCTGGACGCGCTGACCGCGAACCCGGCGGTGTGGGCGAAGACGGCCTTCTTCATCACCTACGACGAGAACGACGGCTTCTTCGACCACGTCGTGCCGCCGTACCCGCCGGCGTCCTCGGCCTGGGGCCTGTCCACGGCCGACGTCACCCGCGACCTGTACGCCGGGGGCGGCGGCTACGCGGCGGGCCCGTACGGCCTCGGGCCGCGCGTCCCGATGATCGTGGTCTCGCCGTGGAGCAAGGGCGGCTACGTCTGCTCCGAGACCTTCGACCACACCTCGGTGATCCGCTTCATGGAGAAGCGCTTCGGGGTGCAGGAGCCGAACATCTCGCCGTGGCGCCGCGCCGTCTGCGGTGACCTGACCTCCGCCTTCGACTTCACCCAGGCCGACGCCAGCCCGGCCGCGCTGCCGTCCACGGCCGGCTACCTCCCGCCCGACCACAACGCGCACCCCTCCTACCACCCGGTGCCGCCGGCGACCGGCACCCTGCCCAGGCAGGAGGCGGGCTCCAAGCCGGCCCGCGCGCTGGGCTACAGCCCGTACGTGGACGGCTCCCGCACCGTCTCCACCGGCAAGTTCACGCTGACCTTCGCCTCCGGCCCGAAGCTCGGCGCGCACTTCCACAGCACCTCGGGCAACCGGACGGACGGCCCCTGGCCCTACACGGTCGAGGCGGGCAAGACCCTCTCGGACACCTGGAGCACCAGCAGCTCCACCGGCAACAAGATCGACCTCACGGTCTGGGGCCCCAACGGCTTCCTGCGCACCTGGAAGGGCCCGGCGAAGAAGGCCGGCCCCGAGGTCACGGCCCGCCACGTGGACGCCACCGGCAACCTGGCCCTGACCCTGGTCAACGGGGGCGCCGCCGCGGTGAACCTCACGGTGACCAACTCCTACGGCGGCGCCGCCCAGACCTTCAAGGTCAACCCGGGCGCCACCGTCTCCCACACCGTCGACCTGCGCGCCTCGGGCCGCTGGTACGACGTCTCCGTGGTCTCGGACGCCGACGCGACCTTCCTGCGCCGCTTCGCGGGACACGTGGAGACGGGCGCACCGAGCGTCTCGGACCCGGCGCTCAAGACCGTCTGA
- a CDS encoding GTPase-associated protein 1-related protein, producing MNLPQLHYAGGPEGSGFTSVTPGVGGELLREAEPLLRYEPPLRAPSAGFPEALSLSVLSDGSRLLSRAVHTGAGFDFDSGYGGGSAAGAGDGDGFHAHAVHLPEPAGAGPARPLPVTAWGSAQWEERTPAGGPPPPLERIPAPGRHDRAALAAFVAARGPWLAGFFADVRRAVEEPDAPRLLLVEEDSAAVARWVMLACGVLPHERGQWLTFTTYARRPLLAPQRLVGVLPGDEPAEPGPWRVYGGAGAGTPGECGDLWARTAAAVWLAARPELFARVRRLPAEPYAAGPLAALALAAGIPLEPAAREAAAGWDGTHAGPAGSRTVPIPGAGVPAAQPPESAATSPAPRPGAGAAPEHTGTAVAPEPTPEPTPEPTAGPTPEPTPGPTAEPADSTGTGGTGATGAGTAVAAGPTAGRGDTTGTGATGAGTAVAPEPGPGCAPASGDAGACAAEAAGPRVGPAPGAGAPTPGGGEGLPEVARRLAHALVSDPERAYGPRERESLAQVPALRALVLDRLDALAAGDPAAGARLFERTGLRLGAAEALPHLRMCARAAQAGPDAGADRVRVLEALLRKSGVSLYAEPLVLRTGMRLVWAGQPPEAAEAGLLLATTGAAVHRDAGTWELLARAAAAAPAGDGAAADLAAELLRHFGAELPDGQRPALLLWELVRDLRAGGPAGEGLRRALDLGALAAGEAAREAAYAAVAGRLLAQDGPDEPALRALAGSEDPALLAAYRQAARSAPVAELLRGDPGYLASCYAAWSAQPQAGPLWRETRTELLEGVLRPLVRELPAAHLAAAGRELARHDAHRAREFHAWRGPSAAGRLRGALRGLIPRAGR from the coding sequence GTGAACCTCCCCCAGCTGCACTACGCGGGCGGCCCCGAGGGCTCCGGCTTCACCTCCGTCACCCCGGGGGTGGGCGGGGAGCTGCTGCGCGAGGCGGAGCCGCTCCTGCGGTACGAGCCGCCGCTGCGGGCGCCGTCCGCCGGGTTCCCCGAGGCGCTGTCGCTGAGCGTGCTGTCCGACGGGAGCCGGCTGCTGTCGCGCGCGGTGCACACCGGTGCGGGCTTCGACTTCGACTCCGGGTACGGGGGCGGCTCCGCGGCCGGTGCCGGGGACGGGGACGGCTTCCACGCGCACGCCGTACACCTGCCCGAGCCCGCCGGGGCGGGGCCGGCGCGGCCGCTGCCGGTCACCGCCTGGGGCTCCGCGCAGTGGGAGGAGCGGACCCCGGCGGGCGGGCCGCCCCCGCCGCTGGAGCGGATACCCGCGCCGGGGCGGCACGACCGGGCGGCGCTGGCCGCCTTCGTCGCCGCCCGGGGGCCTTGGCTGGCGGGGTTCTTCGCCGACGTGCGGCGGGCCGTGGAGGAGCCGGACGCCCCGCGCCTGCTGCTGGTGGAGGAGGACAGCGCGGCCGTGGCCCGCTGGGTGATGCTGGCCTGCGGGGTGCTGCCGCACGAGCGGGGACAGTGGCTGACCTTCACCACGTACGCCCGGCGGCCGCTGCTCGCCCCGCAGCGGCTGGTCGGGGTCCTGCCCGGCGACGAGCCGGCGGAGCCGGGGCCGTGGCGCGTGTACGGGGGTGCGGGGGCGGGCACGCCCGGGGAGTGCGGGGACCTGTGGGCGCGGACCGCCGCGGCGGTGTGGCTGGCCGCGCGGCCCGAACTGTTCGCGCGGGTCAGGCGGCTGCCGGCGGAGCCGTACGCGGCGGGCCCGCTGGCCGCGCTGGCCCTGGCCGCCGGAATCCCCCTGGAGCCCGCGGCCCGCGAGGCGGCCGCCGGCTGGGACGGCACGCACGCCGGGCCCGCGGGCTCGAGGACGGTGCCGATACCCGGCGCCGGGGTCCCCGCGGCACAGCCCCCCGAGTCGGCGGCAACCTCCCCGGCACCCAGACCCGGCGCCGGGGCCGCGCCGGAGCACACCGGGACGGCAGTCGCGCCGGAGCCCACGCCGGAGCCCACGCCGGAGCCCACGGCGGGGCCCACGCCGGAGCCCACGCCGGGGCCCACGGCGGAGCCCGCCGACTCCACGGGTACCGGCGGCACCGGGGCCACCGGAGCCGGGACGGCAGTCGCGGCGGGGCCCACGGCGGGGCGCGGCGACACCACGGGTACCGGGGCCACCGGAGCCGGGACGGCAGTCGCGCCGGAGCCCGGGCCGGGGTGCGCCCCGGCGTCCGGCGATGCCGGGGCCTGCGCGGCGGAGGCCGCCGGGCCCCGAGTCGGGCCGGCACCCGGGGCGGGGGCGCCGACCCCGGGCGGTGGGGAGGGGCTGCCCGAGGTGGCGCGGCGGCTGGCGCATGCGCTGGTCAGCGATCCGGAGCGGGCGTACGGGCCGCGGGAGCGGGAGTCGCTGGCGCAGGTGCCCGCGCTGCGGGCGCTCGTGCTCGACCGGCTGGACGCGCTCGCCGCGGGCGATCCCGCCGCTGGGGCCCGGTTGTTCGAGCGGACCGGGCTGCGGCTGGGCGCGGCGGAGGCGCTGCCGCACCTGCGGATGTGCGCCCGGGCGGCGCAGGCGGGTCCGGACGCCGGCGCGGACCGGGTCCGCGTACTGGAGGCCCTGCTGCGGAAATCCGGGGTCTCCCTGTACGCCGAGCCGCTCGTGCTGCGCACCGGGATGCGGCTGGTCTGGGCCGGGCAGCCGCCCGAGGCGGCCGAGGCCGGGCTGCTGCTGGCGACGACGGGTGCCGCCGTGCACCGGGACGCCGGGACCTGGGAGCTGCTCGCCCGCGCCGCGGCGGCGGCGCCCGCCGGGGACGGGGCGGCGGCGGACCTGGCGGCGGAGCTGCTGCGGCACTTCGGGGCGGAGCTGCCGGACGGGCAGCGGCCCGCGCTGCTGCTGTGGGAACTGGTCCGGGACCTGCGCGCGGGCGGCCCCGCCGGGGAGGGGCTGCGCCGCGCCCTGGACCTGGGGGCCCTGGCCGCCGGGGAAGCCGCCCGGGAGGCCGCGTACGCGGCGGTGGCAGGGCGGCTGCTCGCGCAGGACGGGCCCGATGAGCCGGCCCTGAGGGCCCTGGCGGGCAGCGAGGACCCCGCGCTGCTGGCCGCGTACCGGCAGGCCGCCCGCTCCGCCCCGGTGGCCGAGCTGCTACGGGGCGACCCGGGCTACCTCGCGTCCTGCTACGCCGCCTGGTCGGCGCAGCCGCAGGCCGGGCCGCTGTGGCGGGAAACGCGTACGGAGCTGCTCGAAGGGGTGCTGCGGCCGCTCGTACGGGAGCTGCCGGCGGCGCACCTGGCGGCGGCCGGCCGGGAGCTGGCCCGCCACGACGCCCACCGGGCCCGGGAGTTCCACGCCTGGCGGGGCCCGTCCGCCGCCGGCCGGCTGCGCGGCGCCCTGCGGGGGCTCATCCCCCGAGCAGGGCGCTGA